The Astyanax mexicanus isolate ESR-SI-001 chromosome 20, AstMex3_surface, whole genome shotgun sequence genome contains a region encoding:
- the ppp2r2ab gene encoding serine/threonine-protein phosphatase 2A 55 kDa regulatory subunit B alpha isoform yields the protein MAGAGGGGNDVQWCFSQVKGAIDDDVAEADIISTVEFNHSGELLATGDKGGRVVIFQQDTENKSQPQCRSEYNVYSTFQSHEPEFDYLKSLEIEEKINKIRWLPQKNAAQFLLSTNDKTIKLWKISERDKRPEGYNLKEEDGRCRDSTTITTLRVPVFRPMDLMVEASPRRVFANAHTYHINSISVNSDNETYLSADDLRINLWHLEITDRSFNIVDIKPANMEELTEVITAAEFHPHQCNTFVYSSSKGTIRMCDMRASALCDKHSKLFEEPEDPSNRSFFSEIISSISDVKFSHSGRYMMTRDYLSVKIWDLNMENRPVETYQVHEYLRSKLCSLYENDCIFDKFECCWNGNDSVVMTGSYNNFFRMLDRTQRRDVTLEASRESSKPRQVLKPRRVCAGGKRKKDEISVDSLDFNKKILHTAWHPQENIIAVATTNNLYIFQEKVN from the exons ATGGCAG GTGCCGGAGGCGGGGGCAACGATGTGCAGTGGTGCTTCTCGCAAGTAAAAGGGGCCATTGATGATGATGTAGCTGAAG CCGACATCATCTCTACTGTGGAGTTCAACCACTCAGGGGAACTGCTGGCCACAGGAGACAAAGGAGGGCGGGTTGTCATCTTCCAGCAAGACACTGAG AACAAGAGTCAGCCGCAGTGCCGCAGCGAGTACAATGTTTACAGCACGTTTCAGAGCCACGAGCCCGAATTCGACTACCTAAAAAGCTTGGAGATCGAAGAGAAGATCAACAAAATCCGCTGGCTGCCACAGAAGAACGCAGCACAGTTTTTGTTGTCTACAAACG ataaaactataaaattatggAAGATAAGTGAACGTGATAAAAGACCAGAGGGCTACAATcttaaagaggaagatggacgctGCAGGGATTCAACCACCATCACGACTCTACGG GTGCCAGTGTTCAGACCCATGGACCTCATGGTGGAGGCCAGCCCTCGCCGAGTTTTTGCCAACGCCCACACTTACCACATCAACTCCATCTCAGTCAACAGCGACAACGAGACGTACCTGTCAGCTGACGACCTGCGCATCAACCTTTGGCACTTGGAAATCACAGACCGCAGCTTCA ACATTGTGGACATTAAACCGGCCAACATGGAGGAGCTGACGGAGGTGATCACAGCCGCTGAGTTCCACCCTCACCAGTGCAACACCTTCGTCTACAGCAGCAGCAAGGGCACTATCCGCATGTGTGACATGCGCGCCTCCGCACTTTGTGACAAGCACTCCAAGT TATTTGAGGAACCAGAAGACCCCAGCAATCGCTCTTTCTTTTCAGAAATCATCTCTTCCATCTCAGACGTGAAGTTCAGCCACAGCGGTCGTTACATGATGACCCGAGACTACCTGTCCGTCAAGATCTGGGACCTTAACATGGAGAACCGCCCAGTGGAGACGTACCAG GTTCATGAATACCTCAGGAGTAAGCTGTGCTCGCTCTATGAAAACGACTGCATTTTTGACAAGTTCGAGTGCTGCTGGAACGGGAATGACAG CGTGGTGATGACGGGCTCCTACAACAACTTCTTCCGCATGCTGGACCGCACGCAGCGGCGGGACGTGACCCTGGAGGCGTCTCGGGAGAGCAGCAAACCGCGGCAGGTCCTGAAGCCCCGGCGGGTGTGCGCCGGCGGCAAGCGCAAGAAGGATGAGATCAGCGTGGACAGCCTGGACTTCAACAAGAAGATCCTGCACACCGCCTGGCACCCGCAAGAGAACATCATCGCCGTGGCAACCACCAACAACCTCTACATCTTCCAGGAGAAAGTGAACTAG